The Sebastes fasciatus isolate fSebFas1 chromosome 4, fSebFas1.pri, whole genome shotgun sequence genome window below encodes:
- the LOC141767045 gene encoding muellerian-inhibiting factor-like: MLAGLINSSSPTIFSFPSQFSMFQVHRGELALSPTLLEELKQRMEQTGMQIMEVIREEEVGHRATERLGRLKELSAFPKTGPAAGESQYRAFLLLKALQTVARVYEVQRGLRATRSGPITSLRGNICGLKSLTVSLEKRLGLPNTVNINNCHGSCAFPMTNANIHTVLLNSHIESESVDERAPCCVPVAYEALEVVDLNEHGTYLSIKPNVVARQCGCR, from the exons ATGCTGGCAGGACTCATCAACTCCTCTTCCCCCACCATCTTCTCCTTCCCTAGCCAGTTCTCCATGTTTCAGGTGCATCGTGGAGAACTGGCTTTGTCTCCTACACTGCTGGAGGAGCTCAAGCAGAGGATGGAGCAGACTGGGATGCAGATAATGGAGGTAAtacgggaggaggaggtgggtcACAGAGCCACGGAGAGGCTGGGAAGGCTCAAAGAACTCAGTGCGTTTCCGAAGACGGGACCGGCAGCAG GAGAGAGCCAGTACCGTGCGTTTCTTCTGCTGAAGGCCCTGCAGACGGTGGCCCGCGTGTATGAGGTGCAGAGAGGACTGCGGGCCACCAGATCTGGCCCCATCACCTCATTAAGGGGCAACATATGTGGGCTGAAGAGCCTCACCGTGTCCCTAGAAAAACGCCTCGGGCTCCCAAACACTGTCAACATTAACAACTGCCACGGCTCTTGTGCTTTCCCAATGACTAACGCCAACATCCACACCGTCCTGCTCAACTCCCACATTGAGAGCGAGAGCGTGGACGAGCGGGCGCCATGTTGCGTGCCTGTGGCCTACGAAGCCCTGGAGGTGGTGGACTTGAACGAACACGGGACTTACCTCTCCATTAAACCAAACGTGGTGGCGAGGCAGTGCGGATGCCGCTAA
- the LOC141766847 gene encoding uncharacterized protein LOC141766847 translates to MRCDGHFLENFLMAEMTDVNIPVTAVDREEYKWTEQDTEALILWRTSNEALFSGRRNAALKGFEEFVRVQSLVGKIEPTKVKRKWENLKQKYKELKAPKTGISTEGGEATAASWKWYSLMDEAMGRRPSITPPVTIDSSSQDVVVVSPPSPREPQTQGETPSKRRREPEWVQILKQVTERDEEREKMCLEKEERREREALEREERKEREALEREERKEREGG, encoded by the exons atgcgctGCGACGGTCACTTTTTGGAAAATTTTTTAATGGCGGAAATGACGGACGTCAACATCCCGGTGACAGCGGTGGACAGGGaggaatataaat GGACAGAGCAGGACACGGAGGCCCTTATTCTTTGGCGGACTTCAAACGAAGCCCTCTTCAGTGGGCGGCGGAATGCTGCCCTAAAAGGATTTGA AGAGTTTGTCAGGGTGCAGTCTTTGGTGGGCAAAATAGAGCCCACCAAAGTTAAAAGGAAGTGGGAAAACCTGAAACAAAAGTACAAG gAATTGAAGGCCCCTAAAACAGGCATAAgcacagagggaggagaggccaCTGCCGCATCCTGGAAGTGGTACTCACTGATGGATGAGGCGATGGGCCGGAGGCCAAGCATTACGCCCCCGGTGACCATCGACTCATCCAGCCAGGATGTGGTGGTGgtctctcctccctcacccAGGGAACCCCAGACACAGGGAGAAACCCCCtcaaagagaaggagggagcCAGAGTGGGTCCAGATTTTGAAGCAGGTCACTGAAAGggatgaagaaagagagaagatgtgtctggagaaagaggagagaagggagagagaggcactggagagagaggagaggaaggagagagaggcactggagagagaggagaggaaggagagagag GGAGGATGA